Proteins encoded in a region of the Campylobacter magnus genome:
- the prpD gene encoding 2-methylcitrate dehydratase, translating into MSTDMGILDAKRPEFDELLTKIAKYACEYEIKSDLAYETARYCLMDTIGCGLLALNFPACTKLLGPVVEGAEFRPLGAKVFGTSYQLEPVRAAFNVGAMVRWLDFNDTWLAAEWGHPSDNLGAIWAVCDYLSRKNISKGKAPLSVKDALTAMIKAHEIQGIIALENCFNKVGMDHVLLVRIASTAVACALLGGSFEEVRNAVSHAFIDGGALRTYRHAPNTGSRKSWAAGDASSRGVDLALKALTGEMGYPSALSAKFWGYEDVKMKGQKLTIPQEFGSYVMENVLFKISFPAEFHAQTAVEAALALHDEVKNRLDEVEKIVITTQESGHRIINKTGELANPADRDHCIQYMVAVPLIYGELKAEHYEDSVAKDPRIDALRSKMEVEVDDRYTKEYLESDKRSIANAVQIFYKDGTSSKKVEVEYPIGHRRRRSDGIPLLIEKFERNIALKLSPKKCEQIKKICASQKELEAMPFNDFSDLFAL; encoded by the coding sequence ATGAGTACTGATATGGGCATCTTAGATGCAAAAAGACCGGAGTTCGACGAACTTCTAACAAAAATCGCAAAATACGCTTGCGAGTATGAGATAAAAAGCGATTTGGCGTATGAGACAGCACGCTATTGTCTAATGGACACTATAGGCTGCGGACTTTTAGCGCTTAACTTTCCAGCTTGCACAAAGCTGCTAGGTCCTGTGGTGGAGGGCGCTGAGTTTCGCCCATTAGGCGCAAAGGTATTTGGCACTAGCTATCAGCTTGAGCCTGTAAGGGCTGCTTTTAATGTGGGTGCTATGGTAAGATGGCTTGATTTTAACGATACTTGGCTAGCAGCTGAGTGGGGACATCCTAGCGACAATCTAGGTGCTATTTGGGCTGTGTGCGACTATCTAAGCCGCAAAAATATCAGCAAAGGCAAAGCCCCACTAAGCGTAAAAGACGCACTAACAGCGATGATAAAAGCGCATGAAATTCAAGGTATAATCGCACTTGAAAACTGCTTTAATAAAGTAGGTATGGATCATGTTCTTTTGGTTCGCATCGCTAGCACCGCGGTAGCTTGCGCGCTTCTTGGCGGCAGCTTTGAAGAGGTTCGCAATGCCGTAAGCCACGCCTTTATAGATGGTGGCGCACTTCGCACTTACCGCCACGCACCAAATACTGGCTCACGCAAAAGCTGGGCAGCAGGCGATGCAAGTAGCCGTGGCGTGGACCTTGCCTTAAAAGCACTTACTGGCGAAATGGGCTATCCAAGTGCGCTATCAGCGAAGTTCTGGGGCTATGAAGATGTGAAAATGAAAGGGCAAAAATTAACCATCCCGCAAGAGTTTGGCAGCTATGTAATGGAAAATGTGCTATTTAAAATCAGCTTCCCAGCAGAATTCCACGCTCAAACAGCAGTTGAAGCAGCCCTTGCTTTGCATGATGAGGTTAAAAACCGCCTTGATGAAGTTGAGAAAATCGTAATCACAACCCAAGAAAGCGGGCATCGCATAATCAATAAAACAGGCGAGCTAGCAAACCCAGCAGACCGCGACCACTGCATCCAGTACATGGTAGCTGTGCCGCTAATCTATGGTGAGTTAAAAGCCGAGCACTACGAAGATAGCGTAGCAAAAGACCCACGCATTGACGCTTTACGCTCAAAAATGGAGGTTGAGGTAGACGACCGCTATACAAAAGAGTATTTAGAAAGCGACAAGCGCTCAATCGCAAATGCTGTTCAAATATTCTACAAAGATGGCACAAGTAGCAAAAAAGTAGAGGTTGAATACCCTATCGGTCACCGCCGCAGAAGAAGTGATGGCATTCCACTACTAATAGAGAAGTTTGAGCGTAATATCGCCCTAAAACTAAGCCCTAAAAAATGCGAGCAAATAAAGAAAATTTGCGCCAGCCAAAAAGAGCTAGAAGCAATGCCGTTTAATGATTTTAGTGATTTGTTCGCTTTGTAA